The stretch of DNA GCTTCGCGACTGGTCGAACGTGATGGTCATCGCGGGAATGAGCTGGTCGCTGCTGCTGTGGTGCATCCCGGCAGGCGAGATGGGGACGTTGCCCGCGCAGGGGCTGTTCGCCATTCTCCTGTTCGGGGTCGCATCGATCATCAACACGATCGTGGTCGAACGGCGCGCTCTCTTGTCCTTCGCGGGATCGTTTGGCGTCAGCGCGCTCGCCTACTTCATCGCGGTGATACCGGTGGTCGGCAGCCTTCCGCTGCTGACGGCCATCCTCGGCGCCGGGGTTGTCGCGATCTTCGCGGTGCACGTCTATCGGCAGCAGATGCACATCAGCACCGTGTTCGCCGACAACGAGATGCTTGCCCATTCGCTGCAACAGGCCAATGTCGAACTGTCGGACGCGCTCGCGATCGCGGATCGGCTCGCGCACTACGACCAGCTCACGGGGCTTCGCAATCGCCGCTGCTTCGAACAGGAAGCGCGCCGGATCCAGCGTGGCCGCCAGTGCGGCGACCGCTATCACCTGCTCCTGCTCGACATCGACCGGTTCAAGGCGATCAACGACCGGTTCGGCCATGCCTTCGGCGACCGCGTCCTCCACCATGTGGGAACCGCGCTCGAGGAACTGGGTGAGCGCACGGGCGACCTCTTGCCCGCGCGCCTGGGGGGCGAGGAATTCGCGATCATTCTCGGTGGGCAGCGCGAGGAGGACGTGCGCACGCTGGTGCGCGAGATTCGCCAACGGATCGCGGGTGCGTCGCCCGCACTCGGCGAGGCGCACGTCGATCTGACCGTCTCGATCGGAGTGACCTGCTGGCGTGAGGACGAGACCGTCCATACCGCGATGCTGCGCGCCGACCGGATGCTCTACGCCTCCAAGGATGCGGGCCGCGACCAGGCGAGCTTCGATTTCGGCGGGGGCCGCCGGGTCGCCTAGGCGCGCTGGATCCCGGGACGCCCCGGCGCGACGGCGAAGCTGGCCGCGGTCCGGACCGGCGCCCCGCGCGTGGTGACTTGGTCGACCACCCGATGGTGCGTGGTCCACTGGTCGCGGGTGACTTCGCACATGCCATAGCCGCGCTGATAGTTGTTGAAGACGAGCTGCGGATTGGCGGCCTGGATTTCGACCATGTCGGGCCGCTGCACCATGCCGTCGCCACCCGAGGAGATCGACGTGGTCACGAATTCGGTGGCGATGGGCCCACCGTCGCGCTGCGTTCCGTCGGCGTAGAGATTGCCGGCATAGTGCTGATGCTCGTCGCCGGTCAGGACGATGGTACTGTCCAGCCCGCGTTCGGCCAGCGCGTCGAGGAAGGCGCGGCGAGGGACGCGATAGCCGGCCCAGCTGTCGGCGTTGACCTGAAGCCCCGGTTCGTCCGGTGCCCGGTCGAGATCCATCATCATCACCTGCTGCGCGGCGACCTGCCACGTCGCGTCCGACCGGCTCATATTGTCGAGCAACCAGTCGAGCTGCGCCCGACCGAGCACGTCGGCATCGGGGCGGTTGATCTCGTCGCAGCCGGAGGGATAGCGATCGCCGCACGGCTGGTCGGAGCGGAATTGGCGCGTGTCGAGCAGGTTCACGTCGGCCAGATCGCCCCACGGCATCCGGCGATAGATCTGCATCGCCGGTCCCACCGGAAGCGATGCGGCCCGCAGCGGCATGTTCTCGTAATAGGCCTGCATCGCCATCTGCTGTCGCAGCTTGAAGATGGCGGCGGGGGTGCCGTCCTGGTCCTCGTGCCCGACCCAATTGTTGTCGATCTCGTGATCGTCCCACACGCTCACCCACGGCGCGGCGGCGTGTGCTGCCTGCAGGTCGGCGTCCATCTTCGCCTCGGCGTAGCGGCGGCGATAGTCGGCGATTGTGTAGATCTCGCTGCCGTTCGACATGCGGATATTCTCGACCGGACCGTCGGGACCGTTCCAGATCCGTCGCCCGCGATACTCGTAGATATAGTCGCCATAGCAATAGACGAAGTCGGGATTCTCCGCGGCGAGGTGGCGGTAGGCGGTGTAATAGCCCTGCTCGTAGGCCTGACAGCCCGCCACCGCGAACCGCAGCCGGTCGACCGAGGCGCCGATCGCGGGCGTAGTGCGCGCACGCCCCGTCAGACTGCGCTCGCTTCCCGCCTGGAAGCGGTAGAAATAATCGCGGTCCGCCGGCAGACCGGCCAACTCGACATGCACGCTATGCCCCAGTTCGGGGCGCGCGATCGCGGTCCCCTCGGCGACCATTTCGCGAAAGCCGCGATCGGCGGCGACCTGATAGCCGACTTCGACCGCTTCCATCGGCATCCCGTAATTGCGCGCGAACGGATCGGGCGCGAGGCGGGTCCAGATGACGAAGCCGTCGGGTGCCGGATCGCCCGACGCGATGCCCAACTGAAACGGATAGTCGGCGAAGGTCGGATGCGCGATCAATCGCGTCGGCGCGCCCATCGCAAGGCCGAAGAAGGCCGCGCCTCCGAACATCTTGAGCGCGTGACGGCGGGACAGGTCGAGGCGGCGGTTACGGGTGTCGGTCATTTTGGGGGGCCTATCGCGAAAATCGAAATCGGGACAGGCCTATCGCCGCTCGATGACGAAAATGCGACGGCCTATTTCGACTGGTGCGTATCGCAGAAATAGGCGGAGCGCCCGCCGACCTTTTCCTTCACGATCGTCCCGTCGCAGCGACGGCAGTCCACGTCCTTCTTGCAATGCCGGATCAGCCAGTCGTCGGGCAGTCTGGAATAGGTCGCATCGGTCTCGCACACGCCCGTCAGTGCGCTGCGCATCGTGGCGTAAAGGTCGCCGAGCTGCTTTTCCGAAAGGCTCGAAGCCTTGGTCGACGGATGGATGCCCGTCTGGAACAGCGTTTCGTCCGACCAGAGATTGCCGACGCCCGCCAGCTTGCGCTGAGCCAGCAGCGCGCCCTTGATGGTGCCGTTGGTCGAACCGATCACGTCGCGAAAGGCATCCTCGCCGATCTCGAGCGCATCGGGACCGAAGCCGATTTCCTCGATATGCGCGGCGGGGTCGTCGATCACCCGCACCCAGCCCAGTTTGCGCGGACAGCGGAAGGCAAGGCGGCGGTCGCCCTCGAATCGGATCAGCAACTTGGTATAGTCGGGCGTTTCCTCCTCCCCCTCGTCGAAGGGCAGCAGCTTTCCCGTCATGCCGAGGTGGACCCCGATCCACGGCCCGGTCTTCGAACCCGCGAAGATCAGCTTCCCGTGACGCCGCGTTTCGGTGAACTGATGGCCGACCAGCCGTCCCCGCTCGTTGTCGCCGGGAAGTTCGATATAAGTCGTGTCGTCGCCCAGCTCGACGGCTTCGATCGTGCGGTGGAGACAATGGTCCGCGATGCGGCGTCGATTGCTCTCGGCTTCGGGAAGTTCGGGCATGGGATGCGAACGGCGCGTCGCGCCTTGCCGTTCCCGCGTGGGGAAAATGCCGTTCCCGCAAGGGGAAAATGGAGGTCCGAGCCGGAATCGAACCGGCGTACACGGATTTGCAGTCCGCTGCGTCACCACTCCGCCATCGGACCATCCAATGCGGTGAAGGCGCCAATTGCCCGACGCCCCCCACGCCTGTCAACGCAAATGGTCGGTCCGCTTTCGACGAATGGCGGGCCGCAGCGCTTGGCGATGCGCGTCTGAGCGGTTAAGGACGGGAAAGATCAACTGTATTAGGACGACGACACAGTGAGCCAGGCCGACCTTCTCGACGGAATCGATGCGCAGGACGCGCGCACCGACACGCGCGCTGCGCGCCGCGCGATGATCGACAGCCAGCTTCGGCCCAACGACGTCAACGACAAGGTCCTCCTCGCTGCGGTCGAGCGAATCGCGCGCGAGGATTATCTGCCCGCCGATCGCCGCGCCGTCGCCTATCGCGATCGCGCCATTCCGCTGGGCGATGGCCGCTTCGCCCCCGCGCCGACCGTGCTGTTCAAGCTGATCGACCGGGCGCAGGTCCGCGAAGGCGAGCGGGCGATGGTCGTCGGTCCCAATGCCGATTATGCCGCGGCGGTGCTCGCCGATCTTGGGCTCACCGTCATCGCGCTCGACACCGTCGCCTCGACCGGGCCCGCGCACGATCGTGTGGAGACCAGCAAGGGCGCGCTCGAACGCGGCTACGGTGCCGACGACAGTTTCGACCTTATTCTCGTGACCGGCGCGATCGAGCAGGTATCCGACGCCCTGATCGCGCAGCTGAAAGCCGATGGTCGCATCGCCGCCCCGGTGATCGAGGGCGGAGTCAGCCGTCTCGCGATCGGGCGCAAGGTCGGCGAGCAGATCAGCTTTCGCAGCTTCGCCGATGCGCAGGTCGCGCGCCTCGCCGCATTCGATGCGCCGCAGCGGTTCACCTTCTAGAGTTCGCAAAGGGGAGGGGATGATGACGACCGCACTGGCCGCCGGCTTCATGGCCCTCGCGATCGCCCAGCCTGCCGAGGCGCAGCCGGTCGAGACGCAGCGTATCCTTGCCCAGGCGCCCGATCCCTCCGACGATCGCGACACGCTCGCGGAGGCCTTGCGGCAGACCTATTTCACCAACCCCACGCTGACCGGTCAGCGCGAGGGGTTGCGCGCCACCGATGCGCTGGTCGAAATCGCCCGTTCGGCGGGCCGTCCCAGCGTCAGCGGCACGGTCGGCGTGACCCGCGACCTGACCCAGTCGGGCGTGTTCCGCAGTTCGGGGCTGGGGCCGTTCCTCAACGGGCGCGTCGACGTCAACTATCCGATCTTCAACGGCGGGGCGATCCGCAACGACATCCGTGCCGCCGACGCGCGGGTCGACGCCGGACGCGCCACCCTGCGCGCGGTCGAGGGCGATATCTTCGTCGAAGCGGTGACCGCCTATCTCGACGTGCTGCGCGACCGCGCGGTGGTCGAACTCAACGAGAATCAGGTCGAGGTACTGCAGACCAACCTGCAGGCGACCAGCGACCGGTTCGAGATCGGCGACACCACCCGCACGGACGTCGCCCAGTCCGAATCGCGGCTGCAACTGGCCCGCGCCCGCCTCGCGACCGCCGAGGGTACGCTGGCGTCGAGCGAGGAGAATTACCGCCGCGTGATTGGCGAGGAGCCCGGCGATCTGGCCACACCGCCGCCGCTTCCGCCCCTCCCCGAGACCGCGCCAGAAGCGGTGCGGATCGCGCTTGCCGACAATCCCGACCTGATCGCCGTCGCGCGGCAGACCGACGCGGCGGGCTTCGACGTCGCCTCGACGCGGGCCAGCCGATTGCCGACCGTCTCGGCCAACGCCAACGGCCAATATGTCAACACGATCTCCGGCGACGTCGGCAGCAATCCGATCACCGGCGCCAGCAACCCTCGGACCGGCACCGCGACCGCGGCGGGCATCAACGTTCGCATTCCGATCTTCCAGGGCGGTTTGCCTTCGGCGCAGCTGGCCCGCGCCCGCGCGCTGGAGGGGCAGGCGTTCGAACAGCTGGTCGCGACCGAACGTTTCGTCATTGCCAATGCATCGAGCGCGCTGGCCCGATACGAAGCCTCGCTCCGCTCGATCGAGGCCAACGAAGTGGCCGTCGACGCCGCCGAACTGGCGCTCGAAGGCGCACGGCTCGAACGGTCGATCGGCAACCGCTCGGTGCTGTTCGTCCTCGATGCCGAACAGGAATTGCTGAACGCGCAGGTCGATCTTGTGACCGCCGAGCGCAACGCCTACGTCAATGGTTTCCAGCTGCTCAACGCGATGGGCCAGGCGGAGGCAGAGGACCTCGGGCTCGACGGCGGAGCGCTCTACGATCCGCTCGGCAGCTATCGCGAAGTGTCGGATGTCTGGTGGGACTGGTCGGGCGATCGGCCGAGCACGCTCGACGCGACCCGCACGGTCCGCCCCGAGGAACTGCCCAAGAACCCGGTCGTGACCGAGGAACTGCTCGAGGACGTGACAGAGACGCCATAATCGGCGATAGGGACGCTGATGACCCGGCCCAACGAACCCTCGATGGAAGATATTCTCGCCTCGATCAAAAAGGTGATCGCGGAAGACCGTCCGACTGTCGGCCCGTCGGCCGTCGATGACGATGAGCCCGGCCCCGATCCCGCCAACGACGCGGCGGACGAGGAAACGGCCGAGGACGTTCTCGACCTCGATGCCGCCAGCATGGCGACGCGTCCCGGCACCGGGCACCAGCCCGCGACGCCGCCCGCGTCGGTCGCTTCGCTGATGGCCGAGGAAACGGCCAGCGGCACCCGCGCGCGGCTCGACGAACTGGCGAATGCGGTGGCCAGCGCGCCCGCGGGCGTCGCCAACCCGCTCGAGGAAATGGTCCGCGAGATGCTCCGCCCGATGCTTAAGCAATGGCTCGACGAGCGGCTGCCCGGCATCGTCGATGAACATGTCCGCAGCGAGATCAGCCGCATTACCGGGCGCAAGCTCTAGCCGGTTCCGCTTGCGAAACGGGGCCGCCTCGCTAGCCTCCGCCCCATGAAAACGACTCTCGCGCTCGCCGCGCTCGCCACCGCCCTCTTCCCCGCCGCCATCGCCGATGCGCGTCCGATGACGCCCGAGGACCTGGTCCGCATTCCCCGCGTCGGGTCGCCGACCGTGTTGCCCAATGGCAAGGTGGCGCTCGTGCCGATCTCCTATGCCAAGGATGATCTTTCGGGACGCGAGACGCGGCAGGCGATCCTCAATCTCGACAACGGAAACTTGACGTTCGGCACCCCCGACGGTGATGCCTTCTCTATTCCCGGCGCGCGGATCGGCGGCGACGGCAACGTCTATTACGTCTCCGACGATGACGGCAGCGCCCAGCTCTATCGCGTCGTTCCGGGCGAGCGGCCCGCGGTAGTCAGCGGTTTTTCGGGCGGCGAGATCGACGATTACGTACTCTCGCCCAACGGCGAATATGTCGTGTTTCTGGCGACCCGGGACCTTGATTGCACAGACTTCGCCTGCGGCAATGTCGAGGCGCGCGACGAAGGCGGTAACGCGCTCGAATTCAACGAGATTTTCGTGCGGCAGTGGGACAGCTGGGTCGATCCCGGCGTGAAGGCGCAACTCTACGGCTATCGGATCAAGGACGGGCGCCTCGTCGGCAACGGCGTCGTGCTGGGGCGGGGACTGACCGGCAATACTCCCTCGCGGCCTTTCGGCGGATCGGAAGAAATCAGCGTCGCCAACGACGGCATGGTCTATTTCGCGCAACGCGCGGGCGGATCTGCCGAGCCCACCTCGACCAACCTCGATATCTATGCCGCTTCGATCGACGGTACGGTCGATCGTCGCAATCTCACCGACGATAACGAGGCATACGACAGCCTCCCGACGGTTTCGCCCGATGGCCGGATGCTGGCTTATGTCGCGATGGAGCGACCGGGGTACGAGAGCGACAAGCTCAGCCTCATGGTCCGCGATCTCGCCAGCGGTCGGACGCGAAACCTGTCGGAAGGCTGGGACGTCAGCGTCGGCTCGATCGCATGGAGCCCTGACGGGCGTTCGCTCTACGTCACGACCGGAGAGGTCATGGAACATCCGTTAACCATGATCGACGTGGCGAGCGGTCGCCGCACCCGGCTGGTCGAGGAAGGCAATGTCGGTTCGGTGGTGCCGCTCGCCAACGGGCGAGTCCTCTATTCGATGAACAGCATCACCAGTCCCACCGAACTTTATCTCTACGACCCGGCGAGCCGGTCCTCGCGCCAGCTGACCAACGTCACCGGCCCCGCGATGGGCGAAATCGACCCCGTCACCTTCGACAAGTTCAGTTTCGAGGGCGCCGAAGGCGACACCGTCTGGGGCTTCCGCCTCAAGCCCGCCGACCGCGTCGGCGACCTTCCCGTCGCCTTCGTCGTCCACGGAGGGCCGCAGGGCAGCTTCGGCA from Sphingomicrobium sp. XHP0239 encodes:
- a CDS encoding alkaline phosphatase D family protein, which codes for MTDTRNRRLDLSRRHALKMFGGAAFFGLAMGAPTRLIAHPTFADYPFQLGIASGDPAPDGFVIWTRLAPDPFARNYGMPMEAVEVGYQVAADRGFREMVAEGTAIARPELGHSVHVELAGLPADRDYFYRFQAGSERSLTGRARTTPAIGASVDRLRFAVAGCQAYEQGYYTAYRHLAAENPDFVYCYGDYIYEYRGRRIWNGPDGPVENIRMSNGSEIYTIADYRRRYAEAKMDADLQAAHAAAPWVSVWDDHEIDNNWVGHEDQDGTPAAIFKLRQQMAMQAYYENMPLRAASLPVGPAMQIYRRMPWGDLADVNLLDTRQFRSDQPCGDRYPSGCDEINRPDADVLGRAQLDWLLDNMSRSDATWQVAAQQVMMMDLDRAPDEPGLQVNADSWAGYRVPRRAFLDALAERGLDSTIVLTGDEHQHYAGNLYADGTQRDGGPIATEFVTTSISSGGDGMVQRPDMVEIQAANPQLVFNNYQRGYGMCEVTRDQWTTHHRVVDQVTTRGAPVRTAASFAVAPGRPGIQRA
- a CDS encoding DNA-formamidopyrimidine glycosylase family protein gives rise to the protein MPELPEAESNRRRIADHCLHRTIEAVELGDDTTYIELPGDNERGRLVGHQFTETRRHGKLIFAGSKTGPWIGVHLGMTGKLLPFDEGEEETPDYTKLLIRFEGDRRLAFRCPRKLGWVRVIDDPAAHIEEIGFGPDALEIGEDAFRDVIGSTNGTIKGALLAQRKLAGVGNLWSDETLFQTGIHPSTKASSLSEKQLGDLYATMRSALTGVCETDATYSRLPDDWLIRHCKKDVDCRRCDGTIVKEKVGGRSAYFCDTHQSK
- a CDS encoding TolC family outer membrane protein: MMTTALAAGFMALAIAQPAEAQPVETQRILAQAPDPSDDRDTLAEALRQTYFTNPTLTGQREGLRATDALVEIARSAGRPSVSGTVGVTRDLTQSGVFRSSGLGPFLNGRVDVNYPIFNGGAIRNDIRAADARVDAGRATLRAVEGDIFVEAVTAYLDVLRDRAVVELNENQVEVLQTNLQATSDRFEIGDTTRTDVAQSESRLQLARARLATAEGTLASSEENYRRVIGEEPGDLATPPPLPPLPETAPEAVRIALADNPDLIAVARQTDAAGFDVASTRASRLPTVSANANGQYVNTISGDVGSNPITGASNPRTGTATAAGINVRIPIFQGGLPSAQLARARALEGQAFEQLVATERFVIANASSALARYEASLRSIEANEVAVDAAELALEGARLERSIGNRSVLFVLDAEQELLNAQVDLVTAERNAYVNGFQLLNAMGQAEAEDLGLDGGALYDPLGSYREVSDVWWDWSGDRPSTLDATRTVRPEELPKNPVVTEELLEDVTETP
- a CDS encoding DUF2497 domain-containing protein; amino-acid sequence: MTRPNEPSMEDILASIKKVIAEDRPTVGPSAVDDDEPGPDPANDAADEETAEDVLDLDAASMATRPGTGHQPATPPASVASLMAEETASGTRARLDELANAVASAPAGVANPLEEMVREMLRPMLKQWLDERLPGIVDEHVRSEISRITGRKL
- a CDS encoding protein-L-isoaspartate O-methyltransferase family protein encodes the protein MSQADLLDGIDAQDARTDTRAARRAMIDSQLRPNDVNDKVLLAAVERIAREDYLPADRRAVAYRDRAIPLGDGRFAPAPTVLFKLIDRAQVREGERAMVVGPNADYAAAVLADLGLTVIALDTVASTGPAHDRVETSKGALERGYGADDSFDLILVTGAIEQVSDALIAQLKADGRIAAPVIEGGVSRLAIGRKVGEQISFRSFADAQVARLAAFDAPQRFTF
- a CDS encoding S9 family peptidase; its protein translation is MKTTLALAALATALFPAAIADARPMTPEDLVRIPRVGSPTVLPNGKVALVPISYAKDDLSGRETRQAILNLDNGNLTFGTPDGDAFSIPGARIGGDGNVYYVSDDDGSAQLYRVVPGERPAVVSGFSGGEIDDYVLSPNGEYVVFLATRDLDCTDFACGNVEARDEGGNALEFNEIFVRQWDSWVDPGVKAQLYGYRIKDGRLVGNGVVLGRGLTGNTPSRPFGGSEEISVANDGMVYFAQRAGGSAEPTSTNLDIYAASIDGTVDRRNLTDDNEAYDSLPTVSPDGRMLAYVAMERPGYESDKLSLMVRDLASGRTRNLSEGWDVSVGSIAWSPDGRSLYVTTGEVMEHPLTMIDVASGRRTRLVEEGNVGSVVPLANGRVLYSMNSITSPTELYLYDPASRSSRQLTNVTGPAMGEIDPVTFDKFSFEGAEGDTVWGFRLKPADRVGDLPVAFVVHGGPQGSFGNSWSTRWNPRMISAPGYGVVSIDFHGSTGYGQDFTDSINQDWGGKPLEDLQLGLAHALQMDEQLDGDRICALGASYGGFMMNWIAGNWSHRFDCLVNHAGLFDTRSFYYVTEELWFPRWDFGGSYAEQSEVYERWNPVNHVDDWQTPMLVIHGLKDYRVPYGQGLGAFTALQERDIPSKLLIFPDENHWILDGENWIRWQSEVHEWMAHWTAPEIDRSLDMME
- a CDS encoding GGDEF domain-containing protein, which encodes MPGLIPSPTIHGADREMRRATIIRAQSSTPVNFVALLLACSFMWVVDYWPMLAIALGLRVVSIVLVHQRSVRLLRALDGNEDAEAELRDWSNVMVIAGMSWSLLLWCIPAGEMGTLPAQGLFAILLFGVASIINTIVVERRALLSFAGSFGVSALAYFIAVIPVVGSLPLLTAILGAGVVAIFAVHVYRQQMHISTVFADNEMLAHSLQQANVELSDALAIADRLAHYDQLTGLRNRRCFEQEARRIQRGRQCGDRYHLLLLDIDRFKAINDRFGHAFGDRVLHHVGTALEELGERTGDLLPARLGGEEFAIILGGQREEDVRTLVREIRQRIAGASPALGEAHVDLTVSIGVTCWREDETVHTAMLRADRMLYASKDAGRDQASFDFGGGRRVA